The following DNA comes from Sphingomonas flavescens.
CAAGTCGATCGTGCTGCTCAAGAACGACGGCGACCTGTTGCCGCTGCCGCGCTCGGGCAAGCGAATCGCGATCATCGGCCCGTTCGCCAGCGGCCTCCACGACCTCGTCGGCCCTTGGGTTGTCTATGGCGACGACGCAAAATCGGTCGACCTCGCGACGGGCGTCCGCAATGCGATCGCCGACAAAAATTCGCTGCTGATCGCGCAAGGCTCGAACGTCGAAGAGCCGCTGGCCGGCGGCATTGAGGCTGCCGTAACCGCGGCGCGTCAGGCCGACGTCGTCCTGCTCGCCATCGGCGAATCGCAGGGCATGTCCGGCGAAGCGCAATCGCGTACGGAAATCGTCGTTCCCGCGCCGCAGCAGGCGCTCGCCGAAGCCGTCGCCGCGACGGGCAAACCCATCGTCGTTATCCTCAAGCACGGCCGCGCCCTCGCGATTGAAGGCGCAGTCGCGAACGCACAGGCCATCCTCGCTACCTGGTTCCTCGGCACGGAGACCGGCAACTCGATCGCCGACGTCCTGTTCGGCGCCTACAGCCCGTCGGGACGGCTTCCGGCGAGTTTCCCGTTACGGTCCGGCCAGCAGCCTTACTACTACGCGCACAAGCCGACCGGCCGGCCCAACCCGGGCAAAACGCTGGAGCCCTACAAGGCCCACTTCCGCGGCATCCCAAACGCGGCCCTCTACCCGTTTGGCCACGGCCTGACCTACGGCAAGATCGACTATGCCGGGCTGGCGCTCAGCGCTCAGGCGTTCCCGCGCAACGGCGAGATCAGCGTCAGCGCGACGATCACCAACCGCGGCAAATATGCGGCCGAGGAAGTGGTTCAGCTCTACACCCATCAGCGAACGGCCAGCATCACGCGTCCGGTGCGCGAGCTAAAGGCGTTCAGGAAGATCACCCTTGCGCCGGGTCAATCCGAAACGGTGCGCTTCACGTTGCGTGCAGCGGACCTCGCGTTCGTTGGCCGCGACAACAAATGGACGACGGAGCCCGGCGCGTTCGACGTGTGGATCGCACCGTCGGCGGAGAGCGACGGCGTTCATGGGCAATTCGAGCTAACCGCCTAGCGCGCCTGTTTCTCGCGCCCGATCGGATTGAAAAGCATCGCGGCGCTGGACAGCAGCAGGAAGAACAACGGCACCAGCGCCGTCGTCGCGCGCATTCCGGACAAGGTATCGGCGGTCTGGTGGACGTTTGCGACATAGCCTGAGGACGCGAAACTCCAGCCCAATATCGCGGTGGCGATCCCGATCGCGATCCGTTGCAACAATGACGCGACGCCAAACACCGTTGCTTCGACATGCAAGCCGGTCTCCTTCGCGCCGTATTCGATCGTGTTCGGCAGCATCGCCCAGAAGGAGAAATGCAGGCCCACAATCACCACCTGCATGCAAACCAGGAAGAACTGCATGCTGCCCGGACCCCGAATATCCACGGTGGCGAAGAAGCTGAGACCGGCGATCCCGAGGCCCGCGGCGAGCAGCCACAGCGTGCGTAATCCGATCCACCGGCCGAGCAGCATCCAGGCGGGAATCGCGACGCCACTGACCAGTGCCATTGAAGCGAGCGCGAGCTGCCCTGCCTCGGGATCATTGAGCAGATACTTGAAGTAATAGAGCACGGATTTACCCAGCACGGTGACCGCCACGATCATCGCCATCATCGCGAGGTTGAGGCTCAGAAACGCGCGATTGCGCGCCAGGCTGGCGAGTGCCGCCATGACCCCTGAGGGCAAGGGTCGGTCGCCCTCGATGTGCTCGCGATAGCGGGTCCCGACGAGGACCAGGATCACCGAACCGGCTATAGCGAAGATGATTGCGGCGCCGAGGTAAGCTCGTGCCGGGGAACCACCCAGCAGGCGATGGCCGATCGGGATGGTGCCGACGGCAACGAACGCTGCGGCCGCCGTCCCGAACAACATGCGCAGTCCGGCGACAAGACTGCGATCATTGGTGAACGGTGAGATGCGTGCGGTCATCGCCAGATAGGCGACATTCACGGCGGCATAGGCGGTGCGGAATAACATATGCGCGATCAGCACGCCCGCGATGCCTAACGCGCCGCGTACGGGCGGGGCGTAGGTCAGGATGAAGGTCAGCCCGAGCGGGACCGCGCCGACAGTGAGCAGCGCGCCGAAGCGGATTCGCGATTGCCAGCGGTCGACCAGGATGCCCGCCAAAAAATTGGCGAACCCGTCCCACACCGAGGCGATCATGTAGATGGTCGCCGCGACCGCGATCGGCAGCTCGATGCCGTCCGTGTAATAGAACAGGAGGAAGAGCATGACGCTCTGCCAGTAGAGATTGAAGGCGAAGTCGCCGAAGGCGAACAGGACCAGCCCCGCCTTCGATGGCCGGGCTCCGGCTGCGTCCGGAAGAGTCACCTGCGTCTCACATGCCCGTAGCGGCGAACGTGTGCCCGTCCGGATCGAGATCGCGCAGATCGCGGCCGCGGGTTTCCTTGCCAAAGATCGCAACCAGTGCCGCGGCGGCGATTGTCGGAGCCGTGATCAGCACGGCGACGATGGCCAGCGGTGGTACCAGGGCGAGGATTGCGAGGAACTGCGCCAGCATTCCGCCCGCCTTGCTGCACGCCGCGACCGTACCCGTCGTGCGT
Coding sequences within:
- a CDS encoding MFS transporter, with translation MTLPDAAGARPSKAGLVLFAFGDFAFNLYWQSVMLFLLFYYTDGIELPIAVAATIYMIASVWDGFANFLAGILVDRWQSRIRFGALLTVGAVPLGLTFILTYAPPVRGALGIAGVLIAHMLFRTAYAAVNVAYLAMTARISPFTNDRSLVAGLRMLFGTAAAAFVAVGTIPIGHRLLGGSPARAYLGAAIIFAIAGSVILVLVGTRYREHIEGDRPLPSGVMAALASLARNRAFLSLNLAMMAMIVAVTVLGKSVLYYFKYLLNDPEAGQLALASMALVSGVAIPAWMLLGRWIGLRTLWLLAAGLGIAGLSFFATVDIRGPGSMQFFLVCMQVVIVGLHFSFWAMLPNTIEYGAKETGLHVEATVFGVASLLQRIAIGIATAILGWSFASSGYVANVHQTADTLSGMRATTALVPLFFLLLSSAAMLFNPIGREKQAR